The Petropleomorpha daqingensis genome includes a window with the following:
- the mca gene encoding mycothiol conjugate amidase Mca: protein MTPPDPQPDQQPDQLRLLAVHAHPDDESSKGAATMARYVAEGARVLVATCTGGERGSVLNPAMDRPEVWERLPQIRVEEMAKAREILGIEQEFLGFVDSGLPEGDPLPPLPEGCFALVPIEEAAAPLVEVIRRFRPQVITTYDERGGYPHPDHIKTHEISVHAFEAAGDPDRYPELGEPWQPSKLYYHMSFSLDRTRALHEAILARGLESPYEEWLANWDPARDVSHRVTTRVPCAEYFEVRDAALIAHATQIDPTGRWFACPIEVQQEIWPTEDYELARSLVDSPAPEDDLFAGIRSQVGVR, encoded by the coding sequence GTGACCCCGCCCGACCCGCAGCCCGACCAGCAGCCCGACCAGCTGCGACTGCTCGCCGTCCACGCCCATCCCGACGACGAGTCGAGCAAGGGCGCGGCGACCATGGCCCGCTACGTCGCCGAGGGTGCGCGCGTCCTGGTGGCCACCTGCACAGGCGGCGAGCGCGGCTCGGTGCTCAACCCGGCCATGGACCGCCCCGAGGTGTGGGAGCGGCTGCCGCAGATCCGCGTCGAGGAGATGGCGAAGGCCCGCGAGATCCTCGGCATCGAGCAGGAGTTCCTCGGCTTCGTCGACTCCGGTCTGCCCGAGGGCGACCCGCTGCCGCCGCTGCCCGAGGGCTGCTTCGCGCTGGTGCCGATCGAGGAGGCCGCGGCCCCGCTGGTGGAGGTGATCCGCCGGTTCAGGCCGCAGGTCATCACCACCTACGACGAGCGCGGCGGCTACCCGCACCCCGACCACATCAAGACGCACGAGATCTCGGTGCACGCCTTCGAGGCCGCCGGCGATCCCGACCGCTACCCCGAGCTCGGCGAGCCGTGGCAGCCGAGCAAGCTCTACTACCACATGAGCTTCTCGCTCGACCGCACGCGAGCGCTGCACGAGGCGATCCTCGCCCGCGGTCTCGAGTCGCCGTACGAGGAGTGGCTGGCCAACTGGGACCCCGCGCGCGACGTCTCGCACCGGGTCACCACGCGCGTGCCGTGCGCCGAGTACTTCGAGGTCCGCGACGCCGCGCTGATCGCGCACGCCACCCAGATCGACCCGACCGGCCGCTGGTTCGCCTGCCCGATCGAGGTGCAGCAGGAGATCTGGCCGACCGAGGACTACGAGCTGGCCCGCTCGCTGGTGGACTCCCCGGCGCCGGAGGACGATCTGTTCGCCGGCATCCGCAGCCAGGTGGGGGTCCGATGA
- a CDS encoding ABC transporter permease yields the protein MSTLVADAVRTPRVPRASLLAHAGFLTARSTRALWRQPAFAIATLVQPIIWLLLFGELFRPVADIPGFAAEHGSYLEFITPGVVIMTALFSSGWAGTVYIEDMNRGVMDRLLASPVRRGAMMIGTLAYQGLTTVIQTLVVLGISLLVGARFPGGVVGVVITVLAAILISVIIASLSNALALLLRSQEALIGISQFIVLPLQFLSSAIMDTSLSPEWVQTVAKYNPVDWAVVAAREALSSGTDWGVVWSRLGLLTALAAVMAWLATRAFGAYQRSM from the coding sequence ATGAGCACCCTGGTCGCGGACGCCGTCCGCACGCCGCGGGTGCCGCGGGCGTCCCTGCTCGCGCACGCCGGGTTCCTCACCGCCCGCTCCACCAGGGCGTTGTGGCGGCAGCCGGCGTTCGCCATCGCCACGCTGGTGCAGCCGATCATCTGGCTGCTGCTGTTCGGCGAGCTGTTCCGGCCGGTCGCCGACATCCCCGGGTTCGCCGCCGAGCACGGCTCCTACCTGGAGTTCATCACCCCCGGCGTCGTGATCATGACGGCGCTGTTCTCCAGCGGCTGGGCGGGCACGGTCTACATCGAGGACATGAACCGCGGCGTCATGGACCGGCTGCTCGCCTCACCGGTCCGCCGCGGCGCGATGATGATCGGCACCCTGGCCTACCAGGGGCTGACCACGGTGATCCAGACGCTGGTCGTGCTGGGCATCTCGCTGCTCGTCGGCGCCCGCTTCCCGGGCGGCGTCGTCGGGGTCGTGATCACGGTGCTGGCGGCGATCCTGATCTCGGTGATCATCGCCTCGCTGTCCAACGCGCTGGCGCTGCTGCTGCGCTCGCAGGAGGCGCTGATCGGGATCAGCCAGTTCATCGTGCTGCCGCTGCAGTTCCTGTCCTCGGCGATCATGGACACGAGCCTGTCGCCGGAGTGGGTGCAGACGGTCGCGAAGTACAACCCGGTCGACTGGGCGGTCGTCGCCGCCCGCGAGGCGCTGTCCTCGGGCACCGACTGGGGCGTGGTCTGGTCGCGGCTGGGGCTGCTCACCGCGCTCGCCGCCGTCATGGCGTGGCTGGCGACGCGGGCGTTCGGCGCCTACCAGCGCTCGATGTGA
- a CDS encoding ATP-binding cassette domain-containing protein, producing MHTQTSAALAAADLVKTYKGGRGAPPVRALDGLSFAVEPGTVFALLGPNGAGKSTTVKVLTTLSRPDSGSASVAGIDVLRAPDAVRRAIGLVSQKPSGDPMATGRENLVLAARIQGCSGTEATARADRLLARFALTDAADRLVKTYSGGMARKLDVALGIVHAPRVLFLDEPTTGLDPEARAEMWGEIERLAVEEDVTVLLTTHYLDEADRLAARLAIVDAGRVVVEGTPEELKRELRGDTVVVEVGEDDVPAGLAALSGVRGLADVTVDRATLRARADGGAGAVPAVLAALETAGIGVLSVTVARPSLDDVYLRHVGRAMEVAA from the coding sequence ATGCACACGCAGACCTCGGCAGCCCTCGCGGCCGCCGACCTGGTCAAGACCTACAAGGGCGGCCGCGGCGCACCGCCGGTCCGCGCGCTCGACGGGCTGTCCTTCGCGGTCGAGCCGGGCACCGTCTTCGCCCTGCTCGGCCCCAACGGCGCCGGCAAGTCCACCACGGTCAAGGTCCTCACCACCCTGTCCCGGCCGGACTCCGGCAGCGCGTCCGTCGCCGGCATCGACGTCCTCCGGGCGCCCGACGCCGTCCGCCGGGCCATCGGCCTGGTCTCGCAGAAGCCCTCCGGTGACCCCATGGCCACCGGCCGGGAGAACCTCGTGCTGGCCGCGCGGATCCAGGGCTGCTCCGGCACCGAGGCGACCGCGCGCGCCGACCGGCTGCTCGCGCGGTTCGCCCTCACCGACGCCGCCGACCGCCTCGTGAAGACCTACTCCGGCGGCATGGCCCGCAAGCTCGACGTGGCGCTGGGCATCGTGCACGCGCCGCGGGTGCTCTTCCTCGACGAGCCGACCACCGGCCTCGACCCGGAGGCGCGCGCGGAGATGTGGGGCGAGATCGAGCGGCTCGCCGTCGAGGAGGACGTCACCGTCCTGCTCACCACGCACTACCTCGACGAGGCCGACCGGCTCGCCGCGCGGCTGGCGATCGTCGACGCCGGGCGGGTGGTCGTGGAGGGGACGCCGGAGGAGCTCAAGCGCGAGCTGCGCGGGGACACCGTGGTGGTCGAGGTCGGTGAGGACGACGTCCCCGCCGGGCTCGCCGCGCTGTCGGGGGTCCGTGGGCTGGCCGACGTCACCGTCGACCGGGCGACGCTGCGCGCGCGGGCGGACGGCGGGGCCGGCGCGGTGCCGGCCGTCCTCGCCGCGCTGGAGACGGCGGGCATCGGGGTGCTCTCGGTGACCGTGGCCCGGCCCTCGCTCGACGACGTGTACCTGCGCCACGTCGGGCGCGCGATGGAGGTGGCGGCATGA
- a CDS encoding PadR family transcriptional regulator — protein MTRRRVSNPLALAVLGCLSERPMHPYEISTTLRTRGKEQSIKLNYGSLYSVVESLQKHGLISARETTREGRRPERTVYEITAAGQDEFEDWLAELLSTPVRDYTSLEAGLSLMAAMPPDEVARLLSERAGKLQMEIGALDAMFAYGDEQKLPEIFMVENMFRRAMLTAELEFVRRLADDIRSGHFGGTAVWRRMHELRAEGISFEEMLGDPVAHLGEEARPLVQLPPGKDR, from the coding sequence ATGACTCGACGCCGGGTATCCAACCCCCTCGCCCTCGCCGTCCTCGGCTGCCTGTCCGAGCGGCCGATGCACCCCTACGAGATCTCGACGACGCTGCGGACCCGCGGCAAGGAGCAGAGCATCAAGCTCAACTACGGGTCGCTGTACTCCGTCGTCGAGTCGCTGCAGAAGCACGGGCTCATCTCGGCGCGGGAGACCACCCGGGAGGGACGGCGCCCCGAGCGCACCGTCTACGAGATCACCGCCGCGGGGCAGGACGAGTTCGAGGACTGGCTGGCCGAGCTGCTCAGCACGCCGGTGCGCGACTACACCTCGCTCGAGGCCGGGCTCTCGCTGATGGCCGCGATGCCGCCGGACGAGGTGGCCCGCCTGCTGTCCGAGCGCGCGGGCAAGCTGCAGATGGAGATCGGCGCGCTCGATGCGATGTTCGCCTACGGCGACGAGCAGAAGCTGCCCGAGATCTTCATGGTCGAGAACATGTTCCGGCGGGCGATGCTCACCGCCGAGCTGGAGTTCGTCCGCCGGCTGGCCGACGACATCCGCTCCGGCCACTTCGGCGGCACCGCCGTCTGGCGCCGCATGCACGAACTGCGGGCCGAGGGGATCTCGTTCGAGGAGATGCTCGGCGACCCGGTCGCCCACCTCGGAGAGGAGGCCCGTCCGCTCGTCCAGCTGCCGCCGGGCAAGGACCGGTAG
- a CDS encoding AMIN-like domain-containing (lipo)protein: MRTPFRLIVLAVTSVLAALALSVPASAATSPYCGITWGSLTKSAGTTATPSTTLTGVRTGQHDCYDRLVLDLGSVSGPVSYTVGYTTVRGVATGDPIPLAGDGDLSITLRAHGESLTFADRNHIANVTGYRTFRQVASGGSFEGVTVLGLGVRARLPFRALVLDGPAAGQKRLVIDVAHAW; this comes from the coding sequence ATGAGAACACCTTTCCGCCTGATCGTTCTCGCCGTCACGAGCGTTCTCGCCGCGCTCGCCCTCTCCGTCCCCGCCTCGGCCGCCACGAGCCCGTACTGCGGCATCACGTGGGGCTCGCTCACCAAGTCGGCCGGGACGACGGCGACCCCGTCGACGACCCTCACCGGCGTCCGGACCGGGCAGCACGACTGCTACGACCGCCTGGTCCTCGACCTCGGCAGCGTGTCCGGACCGGTCAGCTACACGGTCGGCTACACGACGGTCCGCGGCGTCGCCACCGGGGACCCGATCCCCCTGGCCGGCGACGGCGACCTGTCGATCACGCTGCGCGCGCACGGGGAGTCGCTGACCTTCGCCGACCGCAACCACATCGCGAACGTCACCGGCTACCGCACCTTCCGGCAGGTCGCCTCGGGCGGCTCGTTCGAGGGCGTGACCGTCCTCGGGCTCGGGGTGCGGGCCCGCCTGCCGTTCCGCGCGCTCGTGCTCGACGGCCCGGCCGCCGGCCAGAAGCGGCTGGTCATCGACGTCGCGCACGCCTGGTAA
- a CDS encoding ABC transporter substrate-binding protein, producing MVFRIQPHVRLQEWVAEENGFFAAEGLDHVFEADGFAMGSASVSPAADGPVRSGALEDMAKGRSSDVSCACHWAVNAAAGAGHGKMYGKAYSVCPAGIYVAEDSPLRRPEDLAGVEVGVGFHSGSHYSALQALESFLDREQIALGFVGRPFDRVRLALTGRSPAVNVWGAQAYLLEQQGFRKLVDTSFVMGFLVSEQAAPDDVERYFAALLRAQQEIDLELPRYARHWAREMPADLLELVDVRRFGPGERVVPQPYTPDMFERTQSWMRDWELIDTGEPAAARYEDTVLT from the coding sequence ATGGTGTTCCGGATCCAGCCGCACGTGCGGCTGCAGGAGTGGGTGGCCGAGGAGAACGGCTTCTTCGCGGCCGAGGGGCTCGACCACGTCTTCGAGGCCGACGGGTTCGCGATGGGCTCGGCCTCGGTCAGCCCGGCCGCGGACGGGCCCGTGCGCAGCGGAGCGCTGGAGGACATGGCCAAGGGCCGCTCCTCCGACGTCTCCTGCGCCTGCCACTGGGCGGTGAACGCGGCGGCCGGCGCCGGCCACGGGAAGATGTACGGCAAGGCGTACTCGGTGTGCCCGGCCGGCATCTACGTCGCCGAGGACTCACCGCTGCGCCGGCCGGAGGACCTCGCCGGCGTGGAGGTCGGGGTCGGCTTCCACTCGGGCAGCCACTACTCCGCCCTCCAGGCTCTGGAGTCCTTCCTCGACCGGGAGCAGATCGCGCTCGGCTTCGTCGGGCGACCCTTCGACCGGGTGCGGCTGGCGCTGACCGGCCGATCGCCCGCGGTCAACGTCTGGGGTGCGCAGGCCTACCTGCTCGAGCAGCAGGGGTTCCGCAAGCTGGTCGACACCAGCTTCGTCATGGGGTTCCTCGTCTCGGAACAGGCCGCTCCGGACGACGTCGAGCGCTACTTCGCCGCGCTGCTGCGGGCCCAGCAGGAGATCGACCTCGAGCTGCCCCGCTACGCCCGGCACTGGGCCCGCGAGATGCCGGCCGATCTGCTGGAGCTGGTCGACGTCCGCCGCTTCGGCCCGGGCGAGCGGGTCGTGCCGCAGCCCTACACCCCGGACATGTTCGAGCGGACCCAGAGCTGGATGCGGGACTGGGAGCTGATCGACACCGGGGAGCCGGCGGCGGCGCGATACGAGGACACCGTCCTCACGTGA
- a CDS encoding thioredoxin domain-containing protein: MPNRLAGATSPYLLQHADNPVDWREWGEQAFAEARQRDVPLLISVGYAACHWCHVMAHESFEDAATAAQMNENFVCIKVDREERPDVDNVYMTATQALTGQGGWPMTVFATPDGRPFYCGTYFPPRPAHGMPAFRQVLAAMADAWRDQRDDVEAAGGRVAAAISSRLQLEPSPVSAEVLDRTVDALEGSFDARRGGFDRAPKFPPSMVLEFLLRHAARTGDERALSMARRTLEAMARGGIYDQLAGGFARYSVDADWVVPHFEKMLYDNALLLRVYLHLWRATGEQWARRVADETAGFLLRDLATPEGGFASALDADTEGVEGLTYVWTPAQLVEVLGEDDGRWAADVFEVTAAGTFEHGASTLQLLRDPDDAARLTEVKARLLAARAQRPQPARDDKVVTAWNGLAIAALAEHGVLTGAPGSIAAARRAAELLAGTHRVDGRLRRVSRDGVAGAPAGVLEDYGDLAEGLLALHQATGEGRWLQLAGELLDVVAEQFADADGWHDTAADAEALVHRPFDPADGPAPSGIAAAAGAAVTYAALAGEPRHSELGEAAVNSLARLVERAPRAAGWAAAIGEALLAGPLEVAVSGPAGADREALAAAARASTSPGAVVVVGDPDADGVPLLADRPLVGGRAAAYVCRGFVCSAPVTDVSALSAAMSSS; the protein is encoded by the coding sequence ATGCCGAACCGTCTCGCCGGCGCGACGAGCCCCTACCTGCTGCAGCACGCGGACAACCCGGTCGACTGGCGGGAGTGGGGTGAGCAGGCGTTCGCCGAGGCCCGGCAGCGCGACGTCCCGCTGCTGATCTCGGTCGGCTACGCGGCCTGCCACTGGTGCCACGTGATGGCGCACGAGTCGTTCGAGGACGCGGCGACGGCCGCGCAGATGAACGAGAACTTCGTCTGCATCAAGGTCGACCGGGAGGAGCGCCCGGACGTCGACAACGTCTACATGACCGCGACCCAGGCGCTGACCGGCCAGGGCGGCTGGCCGATGACGGTGTTCGCCACCCCGGACGGTCGGCCCTTCTACTGCGGCACGTACTTCCCGCCGCGGCCGGCGCACGGCATGCCGGCGTTCCGCCAGGTGCTGGCGGCCATGGCCGACGCGTGGCGCGACCAGCGGGACGACGTCGAGGCCGCCGGCGGCCGGGTCGCCGCCGCGATCTCCTCGCGGCTGCAGCTCGAGCCGTCGCCGGTGTCCGCGGAGGTGCTCGACCGGACGGTGGACGCGCTCGAGGGCAGCTTCGACGCACGCCGCGGCGGGTTCGACCGCGCCCCGAAGTTCCCGCCGTCCATGGTGCTGGAGTTCCTGCTCCGCCACGCCGCCCGCACCGGCGACGAGCGCGCGCTGAGCATGGCCCGGCGCACGCTGGAGGCGATGGCCCGTGGCGGCATCTACGACCAGCTCGCCGGTGGGTTCGCCCGCTACTCGGTCGACGCCGACTGGGTGGTGCCGCACTTCGAGAAGATGCTCTACGACAACGCGCTGCTGCTGCGCGTCTACCTGCACCTCTGGCGGGCCACCGGCGAGCAGTGGGCCCGCCGGGTCGCCGACGAGACGGCGGGCTTCCTGCTGCGCGACCTCGCGACCCCCGAGGGCGGGTTCGCCTCGGCGCTCGATGCCGACACCGAGGGCGTCGAGGGGCTTACCTACGTCTGGACCCCCGCCCAGCTGGTCGAGGTCCTCGGGGAGGACGACGGCCGGTGGGCCGCCGACGTCTTCGAGGTCACCGCCGCCGGCACGTTCGAGCACGGCGCCTCGACGCTGCAGCTGCTCCGCGACCCGGACGACGCCGCGCGCCTGACCGAGGTGAAGGCCCGGCTGCTCGCGGCGCGGGCGCAGCGGCCGCAGCCGGCCCGGGACGACAAGGTGGTCACCGCCTGGAACGGGCTGGCCATCGCGGCCCTCGCCGAGCACGGCGTCCTCACCGGCGCACCCGGCTCGATCGCGGCGGCCCGGCGGGCCGCGGAGCTCCTCGCCGGCACGCACCGGGTCGACGGCCGGCTGCGCCGGGTCTCCCGGGACGGCGTCGCGGGCGCCCCGGCCGGCGTGCTCGAGGACTACGGCGACCTCGCCGAGGGCCTGCTCGCGCTGCACCAGGCGACCGGCGAGGGCCGGTGGCTGCAGCTCGCCGGTGAGCTGCTCGACGTCGTCGCCGAGCAGTTCGCGGACGCCGACGGCTGGCACGACACCGCGGCCGACGCCGAGGCCCTGGTGCACCGGCCGTTCGATCCCGCCGACGGGCCGGCACCGTCGGGCATCGCCGCGGCCGCCGGTGCCGCCGTCACCTACGCCGCGCTGGCCGGTGAGCCGCGGCACAGCGAGCTGGGGGAGGCGGCGGTGAACTCGCTCGCCCGGCTGGTCGAGCGGGCACCCCGGGCCGCCGGCTGGGCCGCCGCGATCGGGGAGGCGCTGCTGGCCGGCCCGCTGGAGGTGGCGGTGAGCGGCCCGGCGGGCGCCGACCGGGAGGCCCTCGCCGCCGCGGCCCGCGCGTCGACCAGCCCCGGCGCCGTCGTCGTCGTGGGGGACCCCGACGCCGACGGCGTGCCGCTGCTCGCCGACCGGCCGCTGGTGGGCGGGCGGGCGGCGGCCTACGTCTGCCGCGGTTTCGTCTGCTCCGCGCCGGTGACCGACGTGTCCGCTCTCAGCGCAGCGATGAGTTCTTCCTGA
- a CDS encoding geranylgeranyl reductase family protein — protein MPEPTSTDVLVVGAGPAGSAAAAWAARAGHDVVLADAAVFPRDKACGDGLTPRAIAELELLGLGEWVGKRGRNRGLRAAGFGQELLLPWPSGSLPAHGGAVPRTELDARIREVALTDGAVPVEDARAVEVERDGDRVRAVVFTRSDGTRTTIRCSRLVVADGARSPLGRVLGREWHRDTAYGVAARGYIRSGRSDDEWISSHLELRGADGELLSGYGWVFPLGDGEVNIGVGTLATARRPAGVQLKALMGLYAESRREEWQLDGEVRAPASALLPMGGAVSGVAGRNWALVGDAAGCVNPLNGEGIDYGLETGRDLAALLSEEDWSAAWPATLRHNYGAAFSIARRLAGLLTVPRLLPAAGPVGMRSRYLMTLALRVMGNLVTDEDTDWVARTWRRAGAWSTKHDARPPWT, from the coding sequence GTGCCCGAGCCGACCTCGACCGACGTCCTCGTCGTGGGCGCCGGTCCCGCCGGCTCCGCGGCGGCCGCCTGGGCCGCCCGCGCCGGGCACGACGTCGTCCTGGCCGATGCCGCCGTCTTCCCCCGGGACAAGGCGTGCGGCGACGGGCTGACCCCGCGCGCGATCGCCGAGCTCGAGCTGCTGGGGCTGGGGGAGTGGGTCGGCAAGCGCGGCCGCAACCGGGGCCTGCGCGCCGCCGGGTTCGGCCAGGAGCTGCTGCTGCCGTGGCCCAGCGGCTCGCTGCCCGCCCACGGCGGGGCCGTGCCCCGCACCGAGCTCGACGCGCGCATCCGCGAGGTGGCGCTCACCGACGGCGCCGTCCCGGTCGAGGACGCGCGCGCCGTCGAGGTCGAGCGGGACGGCGACCGCGTGCGCGCCGTCGTCTTCACCCGGAGCGACGGCACCCGGACGACGATCCGGTGCTCGCGGCTCGTCGTGGCCGACGGCGCCCGCTCCCCGCTGGGCCGCGTGCTCGGCCGCGAGTGGCACCGCGACACCGCGTACGGGGTGGCCGCGCGGGGCTACATCCGCTCCGGCCGCAGCGACGACGAGTGGATCTCCTCGCACCTGGAGCTGCGCGGCGCCGACGGCGAGCTGCTCTCCGGTTACGGCTGGGTGTTCCCGCTCGGCGACGGGGAGGTCAACATCGGCGTCGGCACGCTGGCGACCGCCCGTCGTCCCGCCGGTGTGCAGCTGAAGGCGCTGATGGGGCTCTACGCCGAGAGCCGGCGCGAGGAGTGGCAGCTCGACGGGGAGGTGCGGGCACCGGCCTCGGCGCTGCTGCCCATGGGCGGCGCCGTCTCCGGGGTGGCCGGTCGCAACTGGGCGCTGGTCGGCGACGCCGCGGGATGCGTGAACCCGCTCAACGGCGAGGGCATCGACTACGGCCTGGAGACCGGCCGCGACCTGGCCGCGCTGCTCTCCGAGGAGGACTGGTCGGCCGCCTGGCCGGCGACGCTGCGGCACAACTACGGCGCGGCGTTCTCGATCGCCCGGCGGCTGGCCGGCCTGCTCACGGTGCCGCGGCTGCTGCCCGCAGCCGGGCCGGTCGGCATGCGCTCGCGGTACCTGATGACCCTCGCCCTGCGCGTGATGGGCAACCTCGTGACCGACGAGGACACCGACTGGGTCGCCCGCACCTGGCGTCGCGCCGGCGCCTGGTCGACGAAGCACGACGCCCGCCCACCCTGGACCTGA